From the genome of Geminocystis herdmanii PCC 6308, one region includes:
- a CDS encoding sodium-dependent bicarbonate transport family permease, with product MDFLSLFLTDFIKQLQSPTLAFLIGGMIIAALGSELVIPESISTIIVFMLLTKIGLTGGIAIRNSNLADMILPVIFAVVIGIVIVFIARYTLGKLPKVKVVDAIATGGLFGAVSGSTMAAGLTVLEEQKISFEAWAGALYPFMDIPALVTAIVIANIYLNKKKSPMSEEFSAEESFAKEAVMAGEYHSNPEYPATRQEYLNQQQSKANKGVQIWPIIEESLRGPALSAMLLGLALGILTKPESVYEGFYNPAFRGLLSILMLVMGMEAWSRIGELRKVAQWYVVYSAIAPFIHGLIAFGLGLIAHYTMNFSMGGVVILAVIASSSSDISGPPTLRAGIPTANPSAYIGASTAIGTPIAIGICIPFFIGLAQALMGN from the coding sequence ATGGATTTTTTATCGCTTTTCTTGACGGACTTCATCAAGCAGTTACAGTCCCCAACCCTCGCTTTTTTGATTGGAGGAATGATCATTGCTGCTCTTGGTAGTGAATTAGTAATTCCAGAGTCAATTTCTACAATTATCGTTTTCATGTTGCTGACTAAAATCGGTTTGACTGGTGGCATTGCCATCCGCAATTCCAATCTTGCGGACATGATTTTACCTGTAATATTTGCTGTAGTAATAGGTATTGTAATTGTTTTTATCGCCCGTTACACATTGGGTAAATTGCCAAAAGTCAAAGTCGTAGATGCCATCGCCACTGGTGGATTATTTGGTGCGGTGAGTGGTTCTACCATGGCGGCTGGTTTGACCGTACTCGAAGAACAGAAAATTTCCTTCGAGGCATGGGCAGGAGCTCTTTATCCCTTCATGGACATTCCCGCTTTAGTGACTGCGATCGTAATAGCGAATATTTATCTCAACAAAAAGAAAAGTCCTATGAGTGAGGAATTCAGCGCAGAAGAATCTTTCGCTAAAGAGGCGGTTATGGCAGGAGAGTATCACAGTAACCCTGAGTACCCTGCCACCAGACAAGAGTATCTTAATCAGCAACAAAGCAAGGCAAACAAAGGTGTTCAAATATGGCCTATTATCGAGGAAAGTCTCCGAGGTCCTGCTTTATCGGCAATGTTACTCGGTCTTGCCCTTGGTATATTGACCAAGCCAGAAAGCGTCTATGAAGGTTTCTACAATCCTGCCTTTCGTGGTTTACTTTCTATCTTGATGTTAGTTATGGGCATGGAGGCTTGGTCAAGAATTGGCGAATTGCGTAAAGTTGCTCAGTGGTATGTTGTTTATAGTGCTATTGCACCTTTTATCCATGGACTTATCGCTTTCGGTTTAGGTCTGATTGCTCACTACACTATGAACTTTAGTATGGGGGGTGTTGTAATCCTCGCTGTCATCGCTTCTTCCAGTTCCGATATTTCTGGACCTCCTACCTTACGAGCTGGTATCCCCACAGCGAACCCATCCGCTTATATCGGTGCTTCTACCGCCATCGGAACACCCATTGCGATCGGTATATGTATCCCCTTCTTCATTGGTCTTGCTCAAGCACTTATGGGCAACTAG
- a CDS encoding glycoside hydrolase family 57 protein, whose product MALGYLALVLHAHLPFVRHPESDYVLEEEWLYEAITETYIPLLQVFEGLKRDGVDFKITMSMTPPLVSMLKDKLLQEKYSEHLEKLQELVEKEIEFNEHNGHIKYLAEYYAQEFSETRQVWEKYKGDLVGAFKKFQDSNNLEIITCGATHGYLPLMKMYPQAVWAQIEVACQSYEENFGIRPRGIWLPECAYYEGLERMLADAGLRYFLTDGHGLLYARPRPRFGTYAPIFTETGVAVFGRDHESSQQVWSSEVGYPGDPVYREFYKDLGWEADYDYIKPYIMPNGQRKNVGVKYHKITSRQAGLSDKALYDPYWAREKAAEHAGNFLYNRVQQVQHLAGMMQREPIIVSPYDAELYGHWWYEGPQFIDFLFRKAWFDQDSMYMIHLADYLKGHPTQQVAIPSQSSWGYKGFHEYWLNHTNAWVYPHLHKAAEKMIHLSTKEPEDELQLRALNQAARELLLAQSSDWAFIMRTGTMVPYAVRRTKSHLLRLNKLYDDIWAEQVDSGWLEKVEKIDNIFPNIDYRVYRPL is encoded by the coding sequence ATGGCTCTTGGCTACCTCGCCCTCGTGCTACACGCACATTTACCCTTTGTTCGCCATCCCGAAAGTGATTATGTCTTAGAAGAAGAGTGGTTGTATGAAGCAATCACCGAAACTTATATCCCTTTACTCCAAGTTTTTGAAGGCTTAAAACGAGATGGAGTTGATTTTAAAATAACGATGAGTATGACACCTCCTTTAGTGTCCATGCTCAAAGATAAATTATTACAAGAAAAATATAGCGAACATTTAGAAAAATTACAAGAATTAGTCGAAAAAGAAATTGAATTTAATGAGCATAATGGCCATATAAAATACCTAGCTGAATACTATGCTCAAGAGTTTAGTGAAACTCGTCAAGTATGGGAAAAATACAAGGGAGATTTAGTTGGAGCATTTAAGAAATTTCAAGATAGCAACAACCTTGAAATTATTACCTGCGGTGCAACCCATGGTTATTTGCCCTTAATGAAAATGTATCCTCAAGCCGTATGGGCGCAAATTGAGGTTGCTTGTCAGAGTTATGAAGAAAATTTTGGCATTCGCCCTCGTGGTATTTGGTTGCCTGAATGTGCCTACTATGAAGGTTTAGAAAGAATGTTAGCTGATGCTGGGTTAAGATACTTCTTAACCGATGGTCATGGTTTATTATACGCTCGTCCGCGCCCTCGTTTTGGTACTTATGCACCGATTTTCACAGAAACAGGAGTAGCAGTATTTGGGCGTGATCATGAATCATCTCAACAAGTTTGGTCATCGGAAGTAGGTTATCCGGGTGATCCAGTATATCGAGAGTTTTACAAAGATTTAGGCTGGGAAGCGGATTATGATTATATTAAACCCTATATCATGCCCAATGGTCAACGGAAAAATGTTGGGGTAAAATACCATAAAATCACCAGCCGTCAAGCAGGTTTATCAGATAAAGCCTTATATGATCCTTATTGGGCAAGGGAAAAAGCCGCAGAACACGCAGGAAACTTTTTATATAATCGTGTTCAACAAGTGCAACACCTTGCAGGAATGATGCAACGAGAGCCGATTATTGTTTCTCCCTATGATGCTGAGTTATATGGTCATTGGTGGTATGAAGGTCCTCAATTTATTGACTTTTTATTCCGTAAAGCGTGGTTTGATCAAGATTCCATGTATATGATTCACTTAGCGGATTATTTGAAAGGACATCCCACTCAACAGGTGGCGATTCCTTCTCAATCGAGCTGGGGTTATAAAGGTTTCCATGAGTATTGGTTAAATCATACTAACGCTTGGGTTTACCCTCATCTACACAAGGCGGCGGAAAAGATGATTCATTTGTCAACCAAAGAACCAGAAGACGAGTTACAATTACGGGCATTAAATCAAGCGGCACGGGAATTGTTATTGGCACAGTCGTCAGATTGGGCATTTATTATGCGCACGGGAACGATGGTACCTTATGCGGTAAGACGAACTAAGAGTCATTTATTGAGACTGAATAAACTCTATGATGATATTTGGGCAGAGCAAGTAGATTCTGGTTGGTTGGAAAAAGTGGAAAAAATTGATAATATTTTCCCTAACATCGATTACCGTGTTTATCGCCCTCTTTAA